From one Lycium ferocissimum isolate CSIRO_LF1 chromosome 7, AGI_CSIRO_Lferr_CH_V1, whole genome shotgun sequence genomic stretch:
- the LOC132062532 gene encoding receptor-like cytosolic serine/threonine-protein kinase RBK2, with the protein METILEHSASPCENTSNAGEEDSEEELFKIGHKLLFCASSISLTADEFRSLSMGKDHMDEDSTREVIEEDKVYGETIREASEDQTESETTTSKPSTSTSDSDGWQGFIKRLKKGPSIQLHTFHPNMPSLPSLPSIKMLSKRKSRSARRSMPMLPAPNLDADLQHCFEANWKNFSLSELKQATNSFSPENLIGEGGYSEVYKGLLKDGQPVAVKRLTRGSQEEMTSDYLSELGILVHVKHPNIANVIGYGVEGGMHLVLPLSPYGSLANMLSGDRGKLTWQIRYNIAIGSAAGLAYLHEGCQRRIIHRDIKAANVLLTEDFEAQITDFGLAKWLPDKWTHLTVSQFEGTFGYLPPEFFMHGIVDEKTDVYAFGVLLLELVSGRPALDEARNSVVMWAKPLLLNKKNSEIVDPSLGDAYDLEQLDQILMVASLCIQQSSTDRPSMSQVEQMLIGVDGLLQSKKKFKRWPPLKRRCAIELDALLESP; encoded by the exons ATGGAAACTATTCTTGAGCATTCAGCTTCTCCATG TGAGAATACCAGCAATGCTGGTGAAGAAGACTCAGAAGAGGAGCTTTTCAAGATAGGACACAAGCTACTATTTTGTGCTTCCTCCATTTCTCTTACGGCCGATG AGTTTCGAAGTCTAAGTATGGGGAAAGATCATATGGATGAGGATTCTACTAGAGAAGTTATCGAGGAGGATAAAGTATATGGGGAGACGATAAGAGAAGCTTCCGAGGATCAGACAGAGTCTGAAACAACGACTTCCAAGCCTAGCACTAGCACTTCAGATTCAGATGGTTGGCAAGGTTTCATTAAAAGACTAAAGAAAGGGCCTTCCATACAGTTGCATACATTCCATCCTAATATGCCTTCGCTACCTTCACTACCTTCCATAAAGATGctatccaaaagaaaaagcagGAGTGCACGACGTAGCATGCCAATGCTGCCTGCTCCTAATCTAGATGCTGATTTGCAACACTGCTTTGAAGCTAACTGGAAGAATTTCTCCCTCTCTGAACTTAAGCAAGCTACCAACAGCTTTAGCCCTG AGAACTTGATTGGTGAGGGAGGTTATTCTGAAGTATACAAGGGACTTCTCAAAGATGGCCAACCTGTGGCAGTGAAAAGGTTGACCAGAGGATCTCAAGAGGAAATGACATCTGACTACTTATCTGAGTTAGGAATTTTAGTACATGTCAAACATCCAAACATTGCCAATGTAATTGGCTATGGAGTCGAAGGGGGGATGCACCTTGTTCTTCCTTTGTCTCCTTATGGGAGCTTAGCTAATATGCTTAGTG GTGACAGGGGTAAACTAACTTGGCAAATAAGGTATAATATTGCTATAGGCAGTGCAGCAGGCCTTGCATATCTTCACGAGGGGTGCCAGAGGAGGATTATCCACAGAGATATCAAGGCTGCTAATGTACTGTTGACAGAAGATTTTGAGGCTCAG ATAACTGATTTTGGACTTGCAAAATGGCTCCCTGATAAGTGGACTCACCTCACTGTATCGCAGTTTGAAGGCACCTTTGG ATACCTCCCTCCTGAGTTCTTTATGCATGGCATTGTGGATGAAAAAACTGATGTGTATGCTTTTGGTGTGTTACTTTTGGAGCTCGTTTCCGGACGTCCAGCTTTGGATGAAGCTCGTAATAGTGTTGTGATGTGG GCAAAACCTTTGCTCCTCAACAAGAAAAATAGTGAGATAGTTGATCCATCACTCGGAGATGCATATGACTTAGAACAGCTTGATCAGATTCTTATGGTTGCCTCATTGTGCATACAGCAATCTTCAACAGACCGACCTTCAATGAGCCAG GTTGAACAAATGTTAATTGGTGTTGACGGCCTTCTACAGAGCAAGAAAAAGTTTAAAAGATGGCCTCCCCTCAAGCGAAGATGCGCCATAGAACTGGATGCGCTACTTGAGTCGCCTTAA